One region of Quercus lobata isolate SW786 chromosome 2, ValleyOak3.0 Primary Assembly, whole genome shotgun sequence genomic DNA includes:
- the LOC115977173 gene encoding sugar transport protein 7-like produces MAGGSFGPAGVAKERAQQYKGRLTSYVIIACTVAAVGGSIFGYDVGISGGVTSMDTFLEKFFPTVFVKKSQAHESNYCKYDNQGLAAFTSSLYLAGLVASLMASPVTRKFGRRTSIICGGLSFLTGATLNAAAMNMAMLLLGRIMLGVGIGFANQAVPLYLSEIAPTHLRGGLNMMFQVATTFGIFIANMINFGTQKLNWGWRLSLGLAAVPALLMTVGGILLPETPNSLIEQGKKEKGREILEKLRGTKNVDAEFEDMIEASELSNLIKNPFRNILEKRNRPELVMAICMPMFQILTGINSILFYAPVLFQSMGFGGNASLYSSALTGAVLASSTFISIATVDKLGRRALLISGGIQMITCQVIVAIILGAKFGNQQELSKGFSILVVVMICLFVLAFGWSWGPLGWTVPSEIFPLEIRSAGQSITVAVNLLFTFIIAQAFLALLCAFKFGIFLFFAGWITIMTIFVYFFLPETKGVPIEEMIFIWKKHWFWKKLVPTKGESEISNSVELDENVTEP; encoded by the exons ATGGCAGGTGGATCTTTTGGCCCGGCCGGTGTGGCCAAAGAGAGGGCACAACAGTACAAAGGAAGACTCACCTCTTATGTGATCATTGCCTGCACTGTTGCTGCTGTTGGTGGCTCAATTTTTGGCTATGATGTTGGAATTTCAG GAGGAGTGACATCCATGGATACATTTCTTGAAAAATTCTTCCCTACTGTTTTTGTAAAGAAGTCGCAAGCACATGAAAGCAATTATTGCAAGTATGATAACCAAGGGCTTGCAGCATTTACATCTTCTTTATACCTTGCTGGATTGGTTGCTTCTCTGATGGCTTCTCCTGTTACAAGAAAGTTTGGACGTCGAACAAGTATAATCTGTGGTGGGCTAAGTTTTCTTACTGGGGCAACACTAAATGCTGCTGCCATGAATATGGCAATGCTTCTTTTGGGTCGGATCATGCTTGGTGTTGGCATTGGATTTGCAAATCAG GCAGTTCCACTATATTTATCAGAGATAGCGCCAACACATCTTCGAGGTGGTCTTAACATGATGTTTCAGGTAGCAACTACATTTGGCATCTTTATAGCAAACATGATCAACTTTGGAACACAAAAGCTTAATTGGGGATGGAGGCTCTCTCTAGGATTGGCTGCTGTTCCAGCTTTGTTAATGACAGTGGGAGGAATACTTCTTCCTGAGACACCTAACAGCTTAATTGagcaaggaaaaaaagagaaggggaGAGAAATCCTTGAAAAGCTCAGAGGAACCAAAAATGTTGATGCAGAGTTTGAAGACATGATCGAAGCAAGTGAGCTTTCAAACTTAATAAAGAATCCCTTTCGAAACATCCTTGAGAAGAGGAACAGACCAGAATTAGTAATGGCAATCTGCATGCCAATGTTCCAGATACTCACAGGCATAAATTCAATTCTCTTCTATGCTCCTGTACTGTTTCAAAGTATGGGGTTTGGTGGCAATGCTTCTCTCTACTCCTCAGCTTTGACTGGAGCAGTTCTTGCTTCATCTACATTCATTTCTATTGCAACAGTTGATAAATTGGGTCGAAGGGCTTTACTTATAAGTGGCGGGATTCAAATGATTACATGCCAG GTTATAGTTGCTATAATCTTGGGGGCAAAGTTTGGCAACCAGCAAGAACTATCAAAAGGTTTCTCAATATTGGTGGTGGTCATGATTTGCCTCTTTGTTCTAGCTTTTGGATGGTCATGGGGTCCCCTTGGCTGGACAGTGCCAAGTGAGATATTCCCGTTAGAAATTCGATCAGCTGGACAAAGCATTACAGTAGCTGTTAACCTTCTATTCACGTTCATAATAGCCCAGGCTTTCCTTGCCCTTCTTTGTGCATTCAAGTTTGGAATCTTCCTCTTCTTCGCTGGCTGGATTACCATCATGaccatttttgtttatttcttccTACCAGAAACGAAGGGAGTTCCCATTGAAGAGATGATATTCATATGGAAGAAGCACTGGTTCTGGAAGAAGTTAGTGCCTACCAAAGGGGAAAGCGAAATAAGTAATTCAGTGGAGCTAGATGAGAACGTTACAGAGCCATAA
- the LOC115977174 gene encoding sugar transport protein 7-like yields the protein MAGGSFGPAGVAKERAQQYKGRLTSYVIIACTVAAVGGAIFGYDVGISGGVTSMDTFLEKFFPAVFVKKTQARESNYCKYENQGLAAFTSSLYLAGLVASLMASPVTRKFGRRTSIICGGLSFLTGATINASAMNMAMLLLGRIMLGVGIGFANQAVPLYLSEIAPTHLRGGLNMMFQVATTFGIFIANMINFGTQKLNWGWRLSLGLAAVPALLMTVGGILLPETPNSLIEQGKIEKGREILEKLRGTKNVDAEFEDMMDASELSNLVKNPFRNILEKRNRPELVMAICMPMFQILTGINSILFYAPVLFQSMGFGGNASLYASALTGAVLASSTFISIATVDKLGRRALLISGGIQMITCQVIVAIILGIKFGDQQELSKGFSILVVVMICLFVLAFGWSWGPLGWTVPSEIFPLEIRSAGQSITVAVNLLFTFIIAQAFLAILCAFKFGIFLFFAGWITIMTIFVYFFLPETKGVPIEEMKFIWKKHWFWKKLVPTQGEGEISNSVELDENVREP from the exons ATGGCAGGTGGATCTTTTGGCCCGGCAGGTGTGGCCAAAGAGAGAGCACAACAGTACAAAGGAAGACTCACCTCTTATGTGATCATTGCCTGCACTGTTGCTGCTGTTGGTGGCGCAATTTTTGGCTATGATGTTGGAATTTCAG GAGGAGTGACATCCATGGATACATTTCTTGAAAAATTCTTCCCTGCTGTTTTTGTAAAGAAGACGCAAGCACGTGAAAGCAATTATTGCAAGTACGAAAACCAAGGGCTTGCAGCATTTACATCTTCTTTATACCTTGCTGGTTTGGTTGCTTCTCTGATGGCTTCTCCTGTTACAAGAAAGTTTGGACGTCGAACAAGTATAATCTGTGGTGGGCTAAGTTTTCTTACTGGGGCAACAATAAATGCTTCTGCCATGAATATGGCAATGCTTCTTTTGGGTCGGATCATGCTTGGTGTTGGCATTGGATTTGCAAATCAG GCAGTTCCACTATATTTATCAGAGATAGCGCCAACACATCTTCGAGGTGGTCTTAACATGATGTTTCAGGTAGCAACTACATTTGGTATCTTTATAGCAAACATGATCAACTTTGGAACACAAAAGCTTAATTGGGGATGGAGGCTCTCTCTAGGATTGGCTGCTGTTCCAGCTTTGTTAATGACAGTGGGAGGAATACTTCTTCCTGAGACACCTAACAGCTTAATTGAGcaaggaaaaatagagaaagggagagaaatcCTTGAAAAGCTCAGAGGAACCAAAAATGTTGATGCAGAGTTTGAAGACATGATGGATGCAAGTGAGCTTTCAAACTTAGTAAAGAATCCCTTTCGAAACATCCTTGAGAAGAGGAACAGACCAGAATTAGTAATGGCAATCTGCATGCCAATGTTCCAGATACTCACAGGCATAAATTCAATTCTCTTCTATGCTCCTGTACTGTTTCAAAGTATGGGGTTTGGTGGCAATGCCTCTCTCTACGCCTCAGCTTTGACTGGAGCAGTTCTTGCTTCATCTACATTCATCTCTATTGCAACAGTTGATAAATTGGGTCGAAGGGCTTTACTTATAAGTGGCGGGATTCAAATGATTACATGCCAG GTTATAGTTGCTATAATCTTGGGGATAAAGTTTGGCGACCAGCAAGAACTATCAAAAGGTTTCTCAATATTGGTGGTGGTCATGATTTGCCTCTTTGTTCTAGCTTTTGGATGGTCATGGGGTCCCCTTGGCTGGACAGTGCCAAGTGAGATATTCCCGTTAGAAATTCGATCAGCTGGACAAAGCATAACAGTAGCTGTAAACCTTCTATTCACGTTCATAATAGCCCAGGCTTTCCTTGCCATTCTTTGTGCATTCAAGTTTGGAATCTTCCTCTTCTTTGCTGGCTGGATTACCATCATGaccatttttgtttatttcttccTACCGGAAACGAAGGGAGTTCCCATTGAAGAGATGAAATTCATATGGAAGAAGCACTGGTTCTGGAAGAAGTTAGTGCCTACCCAAGGGGAAGGCGAAATAAGCAATTCAGTGGAGCTAGATGAGAACGTTAGAGAGCCATAA